The nucleotide sequence ATTCTCATGTGGTGGCCAGATGTGTACGACGCCCTGTCAGACGTCGTTGCTGAAATTGTGCAGCGTCCCCCCTCTTCGTCACTTCGTCGTAAAATTGTTTGCCGCTTCGACAGCATACACACAACGAACGAAGTGCACTTAACGCTTAGAATCTGCACCCTCTCACAGCTTTTTAGCAGCAATGCCGGCGCACAAGACGCTTCCCAACCTCAACCACTTCATGGAGAAGCGGATTGTGGTGAAGATACAAGGTGGCCGCTCCATCtccggcgtgctgcgcggcgtcgacgagcACATGAGCATCGTGCTACACGACGCCATGGATGAGACCCGCAACGCAGCTGTCAGCGAGGAGGCCAGGTTGGCTCTCGGCACCACCGTGATTCGTggcagcgccatcgtcgAGATCGTGAGCGCCGATGTTTGAGAAGGTCAGAGAACGTATGTGCACCAGGACGAACTGGGGTCGCATGTAAAGGATCTTTTAGTCGtgccgcaccgtcggcggAAAGAGGGCTGACGTGGCCACCTGAGCAGCATACGTTTTCGTAAATAAATGAGAagtcggtgtgcgtgtgtgtcttcttgCCTGGGGGAGTGTCGTCTTTGTTGGATGATGAGAGAactctttttgtgtgtgtgtgtgtgttcgtgtgtcTCCGTATGTCCGTCTCTGCGTGCCTGGTTTTTGCCCAGCGCCTTCAGCCCAGCTCCTGCTCTCCCTCATCTCTCGGCCTCTTTCGATTTGTCGGTCATCTCCCTTTGCTGCCGCAAGACACGGAACGGTGCGTGCCGACGCGGGTGAGGGACATGGGCTGTGCAGGCGAAAGCTGCCCGCGGATGCGATGAGACGTGGCGCGAGGACGTACACCCTGCAACAGAACAGAATCCCCATCGCAGACAACACGAATAGTCGAAGGTGGTGGACGGATCCACTCATGGCTAGATACGGAGCACAGCAGAACGTGAGTGCGGGAGAGtccgcgcgccgcctcgtgctCTTGTGCGTTGCCTTCCGATCTCCGCGCATCCTTGCTCTGACACAGGGCTGGCGCTCGGCTCGTTGCGTGATGACCGCGACCGCGTGCCGTGCGGCGCGACAAAgcccacacgcactcacCACTCGGATACCAAGCTCGCGAGCTGCTTCACATGCTGCCTGTACGTCTGCTTCTTCCGTGACGTTCCTCGTTACTCTTCTTCCCGCGTCCTTTGACACTGTCTCTAcccgctgctctctctctctgtctgtctgtctcaCTTTCGCAGCTGCGAACATCAACAACTCCCTATTGCCGTACCGTGTCGCACGTGACTCCACGAAGAACGGAGTGCCAGGACATCGAGTGCACTCGTCTCGTTTTGTGTTCTCtagctcttttttttttactgtTTCTTCTTTGGGCGCTCTCCGAGTCGCTTGTCTCTCGCTCCTCTCTGTCCGTTGCACCCGCCACCGGCCAGGGATCACCGGGTGCAAGCACCAAGGAAGCCGCCGACACCCGCGCGCTGGCAGACACTCGATAttgtctcctcctcgactCACCAGGGTAGGAACTCTACGCATAGCATTAGCATGTAGAAACGCAAGCCCAACCACGGaccgctgctcttctctttttAGTCGTCCCGTTTAGCCGTTACTGTCGCATGTGTGCCGGTCATTCCCTCGCGCCGTTCATCACCTTACACGCTTCTGCGCGTACCTGTCTCTAAGGTCGGGCACGACTCGAAGAGCACAAAAAACAACAACCACGACAATGGCAGGCTTAGACGTTGCCTGGATCCCGTTTACGGTGATGTACTTGCTGTACCTCATCCCACCGACCCTGATGGAGGTATACTCGTACTACAGTCGTGGCGGTCTCGTCCGCTACGAGGATCTCAAGTACGATGATAGCTTCTGTCCACAGTACCAATGGAACCGCGACACGGAGGTGTACTACAAGCGCTTCCTCGACCGCCCGACTAGCGAGGCGGGCAAGGCGTTTTTTTCGTGGCTGGACTGGAGTTCGGAGTCCTACGACCGTACCATTTACATCCTGCGTCGAAACTTAGCAAAGCAGGACGGCGAGGTG is from Leishmania infantum JPCM5 genome chromosome 32 and encodes:
- a CDS encoding putative small nuclear ribonucleoprotein; protein product: MPAHKTLPNLNHFMEKRIVVKIQGGRSISGVLRGVDEHMSIVLHDAMDETRNAAVSEEARLALGTTVIRGSAIVEIVSADV